TGGTTAGGGTAAGATCTAAAAGCCTTTCTTAAACCTCAATAACCATTTTGTGGTCCTTCTGGCAGAAATAGAAACATGTGACACTGCGCTCATATGTAATCTCAAGTTACTTTGATGTGTTGGAACTTGTTAATCGATGCCTATACTTTTCTAACATGTTCTCATCTGAGGAAATGCAATCGCTTTACCGCACCGCTTCAACATCTTAAACAGACAGCAAAGGAAGTGTGTGTTATTCAAAAGCACATCTTTGGTTTCACGCGAGGTCGGCCCTGCTCCTCTGCCGCGCCTCGACCGCCACCTTTTGTGGACATTTACAATCCTTCAGCCTGGGTCATTAAGACCAGTTTCTCTGAACGTCTGATACAACCGAGGTGGGTTTATTTTACAGCTACTAAACTGAGACCGCGACTAAGTTTTGGCAATGAGAACATGTAGATTTTACACATATAGCATTCTCCAGCTACGCTATCTGTCTGCCTGTCGACATTGGCTTGGTACATACAGTTGTAGTTTACTCTTTACACTAAAGATTAAAACAGATCCTGACCCTGAGGAGTGCTGTGGAAGTGGAACAAAGCAGTCTAGATTTTGGAGTAAAAGGGGCTCAATGATGTTTCAACATTTATCAAAAACACTCAATTGCGGCTTCAATACCCTTTTCTAAACTCTACAAGCAGGCTTGTGATCCTCTTATTGATTACATAAACTTTTAGGTTAGGTTAACACACATAGACGTCTGTGCAAGATTTAGTTAATGGATCACACAGATTCAAGTGTGAGTTACTGGTCTGTGGCAGAAGGGGATCTTTAGATGCGAGTTGGACACATCACATGCCAAACAGCAAGTCCAACATTTGGTGCTGAGATACAGGACACCGTATTAACTTGGATGTTGATCATAAGATGCAGAATTGTCCAATATAGATGTAATTCCCAGGGATCCTGTGCTTAAAGGAGTGTGTTAAATAGGCCATAAAGAGAGGACAGAtttaccctgtgtgtgtgtgtgtgtgtgtgtgtgtgtgtgtgtgtgcacttgtgtGTCCGTCTCAGTGCTGGTGCATGCCAACCTCTGTGTACCTGCTCTACTTACAGAGCTCTGCAGCATCTTACCTGGCCTGTTTTGCCCTTGACTTCAACAGCtgctctcgtttttttttttttttttacattgtcatCATGGGTGATGCTACCTACCTTTACCATGTCTTTTACCTCTCTCTAAAAGACCTCTCAGCTAAATCTAAAAGTACCAGATGCATCATGTCAgatgctactgaaagctgctcaCTGAAAGTAAAGTGACTTGGTGGATAATATACAGTAGATGTCCTTGGGGAGGCTGTAAAAGACATCATATTAATAGCGTCACTGAAATCTACTGCAGTTGTTTCCGTGTCCTCAGAGCAACCAGGTACAGctattacataaaaaaaaaaaacttttacccCTGGAAAATGCTCACTTCTGATTAACATTTAAAGCACTACCTTTTACCGTGAATTGCTTCACGCTATTAAAGACATCCAATAGAGTTAGGCTTGAGAGGACTTTAAGGGTTTATTCAAGTGGCAGTGAGCATGATAATGAAacaaaggagaggaaagaataACCCAGGCGctaacttgttcaaaatgataCCTATTCTCACCGTGATGGGAACTCATCCTTATTCAAGGACATTAACTCAGGCATTTAATCTGAGGTTTTGCCGTCTTGAGTTTTTCTGTACTCAACTTCTGCACCCTGAACTATTTCTCCTGCAGACAGCATTAGGTAAGGTTAGTTACATCCGCagtgtttcattcatttcatcCAGGTTTGGCAACTCAGTAGTCCGTGACCAGGTCCAGTTTTAAGTGGCACTTGTTCCttccacagtgtgtgtgcactaTTTAATGTGTGCGTGTTTGGTGTGTATTTCTGACTATACCACGTTTCCTCACTTGTCAACCCACTCTGAATGCAGTGTGTTGCCATGGGAACTATGACATCCGTGACACCACATGGTTTTTCGCCATCATTcttgggggggcggggggagggggggggggggggggggggacactttACTGTGAGTGGTCTGGGGTCCCTTTTCCTGCTGTGAGTGATTTGTTTGAGTGCAGTCAGTGGGCGGGAGGCTTTTAGAAGGCTGTTCACTCACACATTTGCCTAAAAAAGTCTTCTTAAGAAATAATTTTGGGATGGGGAAAGGATGAGAGATaacacagattttctttttgcgcCGATTGTTCAGAGATCTCGTTTCTCTAAATGGCACACTGCCTGAACACTTTACTATGATTGCGCCACTTGAACTAGATTTCAATGGGAGAGGAATTTCACTATCTTGGTTGATTTGATATCACCTGATTGTACATTGTTGGGTGAATTATGGGAGGAATAAGGTAGACTAGGTTGCAATAAGAGGTTTTATACTCCAACTCCAACTTACTCCATGTAGAGAtgcccttgggcaagacacctgaCATGGCGTTGTCTTTGCAATGAGTGTGAATGTGCGGGAGAAAAATTGCATTTTCTCCAAATAACTATTAAATTCAGTTATACAGCCTAAACCGACTCTCACCCATGACTCTGCCTTTCCTGTCCTCTTCTCCCATCTTTCCAAGACTcttatctattttttaattttctggtttttttttggttttttttaatctttgctgTCCTTTTTTGTTGTGTAGCATTGgctcttttttcacttttactttttttgtttacttttcaaTAGGGCTACAGCAAGTCCAGATCTGTGTGGCAGCACCTGGGGGACATGCACGCTGTCCATCTGGGTCATTGTAGCATGTCgaaaacatgaacaaactcACATCACCACACAGGTATGCACatgtacagaaacacactcactgtctttgtgtttgtcctcgGGGGAGACGGACAATTTGTGGATTGGCAAACTCATACCATTATGCAGAATACACAAATGCCcatacacattcaaaaaagCTGCTGGTGAGCTTTCACCTGGGGGCCTCTGACCCACATAGGAACATGTGCAGGACACGTTCCCATTTTCTGCTTGGCAATGCATCATTAACTCATAGTGTACTGTGGCAGAGGGCTgagctgggatttgaacccagctAACCTAAGCTCACTTTGTCATTATTGGCAGCCCAGATGagtaaagacacacaaatacacaaaacccTGACGCTTCACCTTCACAATACTCGTGTCTTTTTGTACACCTGCTTCGCCTTTAGTGTTCTCATGAATGCTCACAtggaaaaacatttgaaaaaataccACAGACAGAAACCTTTGCCCCACGGTGTCCACCAGTATCAAAGTGTTTTCCAGGGGTATTAAAGTGCACAGTGTCTACCATTTAAGCCCCTGTACTGCCTCagcctctgacacacacacacacacacacacacacacacacacacacacacacacacacagagtccctcctctctctctctctctctctctctctctctctttcaggcaCATGATGGTTCTTTTCTGCTCCACTCCAGCTGTCTCATTCTCTTATTCCCTCTTCCCACtctctgttttttcctcctcctcttcagctcccATTCTATTTCTCTCACATACATTCATGCAGAtgctcactctctcactctctctctctctcttcctctttctcttctaccttctcttcttctccgcGCATCCACAGTCAGCTGTGGTCGAGCAGCCTCCCTCAGCAGCCTGTGGATCCCTTCACTTGATTAATTATCCTTGAAGTGCCGTTGAAGATCATCATATTTAGCTTAGCGACCCAGCGGCAGAGTGCAGACAGATATAGACTCGGCTGGCTGGAGGCTGGCAGTGTGGCAagctctctctatcgctctctatTCACACTCAGTGCCGCGGGGCTTCTCAGTGGCGGAAGTGAGGGGCTGGTTTTTTGCCGTGAAAGAGACGTGAAGGGGCAAAGAGAAAGAGGCAAGGCTGGGACCAGAAAGCAAGCGAGGAATGGAAGTCTGTTGCAGGAGCAAACCCTCGTAGAGACGGAGAATCGGAGGAGGCAGCAGtcactgtgcagcagcagcaacacacagaTTTAAGGTGAGAGTTTTTAACACCAGTTACTGCTCTGCtgtttcttctgcttcttttagGGAACATGTTGcttcttaatgtgtgtgtgtgtgtgtgtgtgtgtgtgtgtgtgtgtgtgtgtgtgtgtgtgtgtgcgtgagtgtatgtgtgtgtgtgtgtgtgtgtgtctgcatgagtgtgtgtgtgtgtgtgtgtgtgtgtctgcgtgagtgtatgtgtgtgtgtgtgtgtgtctgcatgagtgtgagtgtgtgtgtgtgtgtgtgtgtgtgtgtgtgtgtgtgtgtgtgtgtgtgtgtgtgtgtgtgtgtgtgtgtctgcgtgagtgtgtgtgtgtgtgtgtgtgcgtgagtgtatgtgtgtgtgtgtgtgtgtctgcatgagtgtgagtgtgtgtgtgtgtgtgtgtgtgtgtctgcgtgagtgtgtgtgtgtgtgcgtgagtgtatgtgtgtgtgtgtctgcatgagtgtgagtgtgtgtgtgtgtgtctgcatgagtgtgagtgtgtgtgtgtgtgtgtgtgtgtgtgtgtgtgtgtgtgtgtgtgtgtgtgtgcgtgagtgtatgtgtgtgtgtgtgtgtgtctgcatgagtgtgagtgtgtgtgtgtgtgtgtgtgtgtgtgtgtgtgtgtgtatgtgtgtgtgtgtgtgtgtgtgtctgcatgagtgtgagtgtgagtgtgtgtgtgtgtgtgtgtgtgtgtgtgtgt
This window of the Labrus mixtus chromosome 2, fLabMix1.1, whole genome shotgun sequence genome carries:
- the LOC132991770 gene encoding histidine-rich glycoprotein-like; its protein translation is MWVIEMQYDSHTHTHTHTLTQTHRQTHRQTHTHTHTHTHTHTHTHTHTHTHSHSCRHTHTHTLTLMQTHTHTYTHAHTHTLTHTHTHTHTHTHTHTHTHTHTHTHADTHTHTHTYTHTHTHTHTHTHSHSCRHTHTHTYTHAHTHTHTHTHTHTHTHTHSHSCRHTHTHSHSCRHTHTYTHAHTHTLTQTHTHTHTHTHTHADTHTHTHTLTHTHTHTHSRRHTHTHTHTHTHTHTHTHTHTHTHSHSCRHTHTHTYTHADTHTHTHTHSCRHTHTHTHIHSRTHTHTHTHTHTHTHTHTHIKKQHVP